Proteins encoded in a region of the Nonomuraea helvata genome:
- a CDS encoding glycosyltransferase family 2 protein — MITLSVVVPVRDGERFIADALTSLCRNARHDFEFIVVDDGSVDATGAIVEDFAHDLPGLSVLRNPAPVGLADARNTGLSAASGRYVTFMDGDDWLAPGYLAQLVEAIDGLGCDFVRADHVQAEGRKRVVHRAPLARRGAVLSPRDAILPAGVRTMVDYPYAWAGIYRRSLRDLLHFPGSLHTAEDRPWIWRLHREAATFAVVSLAGVFYRRMVSGSLTQVGDERQLHFFDAFDLVFKDLEPEFLPKAVRNFCALLAHHLEIADRFTPALRARFEERGAHLVRALPADVVSESVARMSAEREATLRALVPDLPPSPHVRVRRDREETS, encoded by the coding sequence TTGATCACACTCTCGGTCGTCGTGCCGGTACGGGACGGCGAGCGCTTCATCGCCGACGCGCTCACCTCGCTCTGCCGCAACGCCCGGCACGACTTCGAGTTCATCGTCGTCGACGACGGCTCCGTGGACGCCACCGGGGCCATCGTCGAGGACTTCGCCCACGACCTGCCCGGGCTGTCCGTGCTGCGCAACCCCGCGCCCGTGGGGCTGGCCGACGCCCGCAACACGGGCCTGTCGGCCGCCTCCGGCCGGTACGTGACGTTCATGGACGGCGACGACTGGCTCGCCCCCGGCTACCTGGCGCAGCTCGTCGAGGCCATCGACGGGCTCGGCTGCGACTTCGTCCGCGCCGACCACGTACAGGCCGAGGGCCGCAAACGGGTCGTGCACCGTGCCCCGCTGGCGCGGCGGGGCGCGGTGCTCAGCCCCCGGGACGCGATCCTGCCGGCGGGCGTGCGGACCATGGTCGACTACCCGTACGCGTGGGCCGGGATCTACCGGCGCTCCCTGCGCGACCTGCTGCACTTCCCCGGCTCCCTGCACACCGCCGAGGACCGGCCGTGGATCTGGCGCCTGCACAGGGAGGCCGCCACGTTCGCGGTGGTGTCGCTGGCCGGCGTGTTCTACCGGCGCATGGTGTCCGGGTCGCTGACGCAGGTGGGCGACGAGCGCCAGCTGCACTTCTTCGACGCGTTCGACCTGGTCTTCAAGGACCTGGAGCCGGAGTTCCTGCCCAAGGCGGTACGGAACTTCTGCGCGCTGCTCGCCCACCACCTGGAGATCGCCGACCGGTTCACGCCGGCGCTGCGGGCCCGTTTCGAGGAGCGCGGCGCGCACCTGGTGCGCGCGCTGCCCGCCGACGTGGTGTCCGAGTCGGTCGCGCGGATGTCCGCCGAACGCGAGGCCACGCTGCGGGCCCTGGTGCCCGACCTGCCGCCCAGCCCGCACGTCCGGGTCCGCCGCGACCGGGAGGAGACGTCGTGA
- a CDS encoding SAM-dependent methyltransferase: MTEVERAPAGVDPTVPSVARMYDYLLGGKDNFAADREAAARIIQLSPNAKEVAQADRAFLGRAVRAVAESGIRQFLDIGTGLPTQENVHQVAGRVSPGSRVVYVDNDPIVLVHARALLAETADTIVVEGDMRDPKAILGHPQITRHLDFERPVAVLLVAVLHFVPDDDQAQSIVSSIREALPAGSHLIISHVTTGELDNEAVGEGREVYSKTRAGNVTPRTREQIAGFFEGLQMLEPGLVSTTDWRAEDVLDPSLAGPGGADILCGVGRVL, translated from the coding sequence ATGACCGAGGTGGAGCGGGCCCCTGCGGGGGTGGACCCGACCGTGCCGAGCGTGGCCCGGATGTATGACTATCTGCTGGGTGGCAAGGACAATTTCGCTGCCGACCGAGAGGCCGCGGCGCGGATCATCCAGCTGTCTCCCAATGCCAAGGAGGTCGCGCAGGCCGATCGGGCGTTCTTGGGCCGTGCCGTCCGCGCGGTCGCCGAGAGCGGGATCCGGCAGTTCCTGGACATCGGTACAGGCCTGCCGACCCAGGAGAACGTCCATCAGGTGGCGGGGCGCGTCTCTCCCGGCTCGCGCGTGGTCTACGTCGACAACGACCCGATCGTGCTGGTGCATGCCCGCGCTCTGCTGGCGGAGACCGCCGACACCATCGTGGTGGAGGGCGACATGCGCGACCCCAAGGCCATCCTCGGTCACCCGCAGATCACGCGACACCTCGACTTCGAGCGACCGGTGGCCGTGCTCCTGGTCGCGGTGCTGCACTTCGTCCCCGACGATGATCAGGCCCAGAGCATCGTGAGTTCCATTCGGGAAGCCCTGCCCGCCGGAAGCCATCTGATCATCTCCCACGTCACCACGGGCGAACTCGACAACGAGGCGGTGGGCGAAGGCCGCGAGGTCTACAGCAAGACCAGGGCAGGCAACGTGACCCCACGCACGCGCGAGCAGATCGCCGGCTTCTTCGAGGGCCTGCAGATGCTGGAGCCGGGCCTGGTCTCGACGACCGACTGGCGCGCCGAGGACGTCCTTGACCCGTCGCTCGCCGGCCCCGGCGGAGCCGACATTCTCTGCGGTGTGGGTCGCGTGCTCTGA
- a CDS encoding DUF6716 putative glycosyltransferase — translation MLAVADSDSYLKWAACLLGDLPGGAVTELVVVRTPITPSPEQIAAAVGGAVGGAEPPPVLSARSVRRLAERTRPDVVLVACTGPVVDVLVADVFAGLRPRPVFVSGLPGISVPATEKAWLFRSGCDLFVVHSEREVAEFSEIAARLGGGGAVGLARLPFLRSESAAVGGNRVVFATQAKVPREREERERVLLGLAELARLRPELDVVVKLRALEDERQTHNERHHYQRLWREMGEPGRLSFQAGSMHDQLARAAGFVTVSSTAALEAIALDVPSLVLSDFGVSAEMINLVFEGSGLLGTLDDVAKGDFRAASAEWCAANYFHPAERNDWARLLAGLVAGGGSRVPASSLLDGPEHAAARRRARLRVEVHPSMLRAGYRAKRRMRRYLKALG, via the coding sequence GTGTTGGCGGTCGCCGACTCCGACTCGTACCTGAAGTGGGCGGCCTGCCTGCTCGGCGATCTGCCCGGGGGAGCGGTCACGGAGCTGGTGGTGGTGCGCACGCCGATCACGCCGTCGCCTGAGCAGATCGCCGCCGCTGTGGGCGGCGCTGTGGGTGGTGCCGAGCCGCCGCCGGTGCTGTCGGCCAGGTCCGTGCGGCGGCTGGCCGAGCGCACGCGGCCGGACGTGGTGCTGGTGGCCTGCACGGGTCCGGTCGTGGACGTGCTGGTGGCCGACGTGTTCGCGGGGCTGCGGCCGCGGCCGGTGTTCGTCAGCGGGCTGCCGGGCATCTCGGTGCCCGCGACGGAGAAGGCGTGGTTGTTCCGCAGCGGGTGCGACCTGTTCGTGGTGCACAGCGAGCGGGAGGTGGCCGAGTTCTCCGAGATCGCCGCCAGGCTCGGCGGGGGAGGGGCGGTGGGCCTGGCCAGGCTGCCGTTCCTGCGTTCGGAGTCGGCCGCCGTGGGCGGGAACCGGGTCGTGTTCGCCACGCAGGCCAAGGTGCCGCGTGAGCGGGAGGAGCGGGAGCGCGTCCTGCTGGGGCTGGCCGAGCTGGCCCGGCTCCGCCCCGAGCTGGACGTGGTCGTCAAGCTGCGCGCGCTGGAGGACGAGCGGCAGACGCACAACGAGCGTCACCACTACCAGCGGCTGTGGCGGGAGATGGGAGAGCCGGGGCGGCTCTCCTTCCAGGCGGGCTCGATGCACGACCAGCTCGCGCGGGCGGCCGGGTTCGTCACGGTGAGCTCGACGGCGGCGCTGGAGGCGATCGCGCTGGACGTGCCGTCGCTGGTGCTGAGCGACTTCGGCGTGAGCGCCGAGATGATCAACCTGGTGTTCGAGGGCAGCGGGCTGCTGGGCACGCTCGACGACGTGGCCAAGGGGGACTTCCGGGCCGCCTCGGCCGAGTGGTGCGCGGCCAACTACTTCCACCCGGCCGAACGCAACGACTGGGCTCGGCTGCTGGCCGGGCTGGTGGCGGGCGGGGGGTCGCGGGTGCCCGCGTCCTCGCTGCTGGACGGGCCGGAGCACGCGGCGGCGCGACGCCGGGCCCGGCTGCGGGTGGAGGTGCACCCCTCGATGCTGCGGGCGGGCTACCGCGCCAAACGGCGGATGCGCCGCTACCTCAAGGCTCTCGGCTGA
- the lexA gene encoding transcriptional repressor LexA: MAHVTTYDDQDLFEYLDSSALPPRQQRILATIRDWVVRHGYPPSTREIGHAVGLRSTSSVSKQLKSLEEKGFLRRGETMTRPIDVRPFQRASAPKPADDVVTVPVVGDIAAGSPIPADEHLDDALTLPRDLTGRGTVFGLRVRGDSMIDAAICDGDIVVVRQQPEAHSGQIVAAMIDGEATVKVFRRRNGHVYLEPRNPAYDVIDGDGAMVLGIVVSVLRTV; the protein is encoded by the coding sequence ATGGCGCACGTGACCACCTACGACGATCAGGACCTGTTCGAGTACCTGGACTCCTCGGCCTTGCCGCCGCGCCAGCAGCGGATCCTCGCCACGATTCGGGACTGGGTGGTCAGACACGGCTATCCTCCGAGCACACGCGAGATCGGCCATGCGGTCGGGCTGCGGTCCACCTCATCGGTGTCGAAACAGCTGAAGAGCCTGGAGGAGAAGGGGTTCCTGCGCCGGGGCGAGACGATGACCCGGCCCATCGACGTGCGTCCGTTCCAGCGAGCATCGGCGCCGAAGCCGGCTGACGACGTGGTGACCGTGCCCGTGGTCGGGGACATCGCCGCGGGCAGTCCCATACCGGCCGACGAGCATCTGGACGACGCGCTGACCCTGCCCCGCGACCTCACCGGGCGCGGCACCGTGTTCGGCCTGCGCGTGCGGGGCGATTCAATGATCGACGCCGCGATCTGCGACGGCGACATCGTGGTGGTACGGCAGCAGCCCGAGGCGCACTCGGGCCAGATCGTCGCCGCGATGATCGACGGTGAGGCCACCGTCAAGGTGTTCCGCCGACGCAACGGACACGTCTATCTCGAACCACGCAACCCCGCCTACGACGTCATCGACGGCGACGGCGCCATGGTGCTGGGGATCGTGGTCTCGGTTCTTCGCACCGTTTGA
- a CDS encoding SCO6745 family protein yields the protein MTQERRTWRTLEPFHGMIYFSPEAGAAYEALGLSGRMGYFASRAAALGPVPAEVVIATFYNFHPDLVRQAIPAAWQIASPSDILAARLESVDVTLRRVLGDAVDSPEMSRAAALARQAAETVAGELSGRPLYAAHAALPWPKAPHLVLWHAQTLLREYRGDGHLAALLAAGLSGIEALVTHAATGAVTSEVLRRTRGWPQADWAAAVQGLEERGWLFEGALTEEGRRRRAEVEEATDRMGMAPYTALGAARCEELCSLARPWSKAVAAELMPWATGR from the coding sequence ATGACGCAGGAACGCCGGACCTGGCGCACTCTGGAGCCGTTTCACGGCATGATCTACTTCTCCCCCGAGGCGGGAGCCGCCTACGAGGCCCTCGGGCTGAGCGGCCGGATGGGGTACTTCGCCTCGCGGGCCGCCGCTCTCGGCCCGGTTCCCGCTGAAGTGGTGATCGCGACCTTCTACAACTTCCACCCCGATCTGGTACGGCAGGCGATCCCCGCCGCCTGGCAGATCGCCTCCCCCTCCGACATCCTGGCCGCCCGGCTCGAATCGGTGGACGTCACACTGCGCCGGGTGCTGGGCGACGCCGTGGACTCCCCGGAGATGTCGCGGGCGGCAGCGCTGGCCCGTCAGGCGGCGGAGACCGTCGCGGGCGAGCTCAGCGGGCGGCCGCTGTATGCCGCGCACGCGGCGCTCCCCTGGCCGAAGGCTCCCCACCTGGTGCTCTGGCATGCCCAGACCCTGCTGCGCGAGTATCGCGGCGACGGCCATCTCGCCGCCCTCCTGGCCGCCGGCCTGAGCGGCATCGAAGCCCTCGTCACCCACGCGGCCACCGGCGCCGTCACATCCGAGGTGCTCCGGCGTACGCGGGGGTGGCCCCAGGCCGACTGGGCTGCCGCCGTACAGGGGCTGGAGGAGCGTGGCTGGCTCTTCGAGGGAGCGCTCACCGAGGAAGGCCGCAGGCGGCGTGCGGAGGTCGAAGAGGCGACGGACCGGATGGGGATGGCCCCGTACACCGCGCTTGGCGCCGCCCGCTGCGAGGAACTGTGCTCTCTCGCCCGGCCGTGGAGCAAGGCCGTGGCCGCCGAGCTGATGCCCTGGGCCACAGGTCGCTAG
- a CDS encoding alpha-2,8-polysialyltransferase family protein, which yields MKVFYASTLFGAMSLAAAIDDGRFGDGRRVLVVSNNAAIPEVATPLDKTPGFAVLRSRFDEVHSWNELIAPLHPSDWKARVIEVPMMERLIRSHWGLDGVEHLVLESIAVPPARTIAGLVRDCPITVYSDGLMSYGPTRDPLPAEIFRRIERLLHLDLVPGLTPLLLGEYGVAPSILPDERFLSIVDQVTATAPDMLHGQAMILGQYLSALEIVTPEEEAALHETMLRALVARGHTDVVFKPHPAAGRRHAQLLRAAAEPLGVRLSVAPESVPAEVCFAALRPELVVGCFSTGLLTAQRYFGLPVASYGTGLVLDRLAPYENSNRIPVTIVDALLPRLSADGTVTPPPAVDLRGLVGAVGYCMQAETYPELRPASIGFDARYFKRKRLETLGLAARPTALTRLRRKIRSAI from the coding sequence GTGAAGGTCTTCTACGCCTCGACGCTGTTCGGCGCGATGTCGCTGGCCGCCGCCATCGACGACGGCCGCTTCGGCGACGGCCGCCGCGTCCTCGTCGTGTCCAACAACGCGGCCATCCCCGAGGTGGCCACGCCGCTCGACAAGACGCCCGGCTTCGCCGTGCTGCGCTCCCGCTTCGACGAGGTCCACTCGTGGAACGAGCTCATCGCGCCGCTGCACCCCTCCGACTGGAAGGCCCGCGTCATCGAGGTGCCCATGATGGAGCGCCTCATCCGCTCCCACTGGGGGCTGGACGGGGTGGAGCACCTGGTGCTGGAGTCGATCGCGGTGCCCCCGGCCCGCACGATCGCGGGGCTGGTGCGCGACTGCCCGATCACCGTCTACTCCGACGGGCTCATGAGCTACGGCCCGACCCGCGACCCGCTGCCGGCCGAGATCTTCCGCCGCATCGAGCGGCTGCTCCACCTGGACCTGGTGCCGGGGCTCACGCCGCTGCTGCTCGGCGAGTACGGCGTCGCGCCGTCGATCCTGCCGGACGAGCGGTTTCTGTCGATCGTCGACCAGGTCACCGCCACCGCGCCCGACATGCTGCACGGGCAGGCGATGATCCTCGGCCAGTACCTGTCCGCGCTGGAGATCGTCACGCCGGAGGAGGAGGCGGCCCTGCACGAGACCATGCTGCGTGCCCTGGTCGCCCGCGGCCACACCGACGTCGTCTTCAAGCCGCACCCGGCCGCCGGGCGGCGCCACGCCCAGCTCCTGCGTGCCGCGGCCGAGCCTCTGGGCGTGCGGCTGTCGGTGGCGCCGGAGAGCGTGCCCGCCGAGGTCTGCTTCGCCGCGCTGCGGCCGGAGCTCGTGGTGGGGTGCTTCTCCACGGGCCTGCTGACGGCGCAGCGCTACTTCGGGCTGCCCGTCGCCTCGTACGGCACCGGCCTGGTGCTCGACCGGCTGGCTCCCTACGAGAACAGCAACCGGATCCCGGTCACGATCGTGGACGCGCTGCTGCCCCGGCTGTCGGCCGACGGGACCGTCACCCCGCCCCCCGCGGTGGACCTGCGCGGGCTGGTGGGGGCCGTGGGGTACTGCATGCAGGCCGAGACGTACCCGGAGCTGCGGCCCGCGAGCATCGGGTTCGACGCGCGTTACTTCAAGCGCAAGCGCCTGGAGACGCTGGGCCTGGCGGCCCGGCCCACCGCACTCACCCGGCTGCGCAGGAAGATCCGCTCGGCGATCTGA